In the genome of Quercus robur chromosome 3, dhQueRobu3.1, whole genome shotgun sequence, one region contains:
- the LOC126717728 gene encoding probable RNA-dependent RNA polymerase 1 produces the protein MDNIALHLGYQTSRETFSVLWKQENVFVRFDSKMRNLYFYFSDLSEEYKLELSYENIWKIELHHPRGQAKKFLLIQLLGAPRIYVQDHTRHWVREVDFTPSCCIGQSSALCLELPQEGQLPKFHGDFVSYKENEGPFVLKQGIALSCSSGLVPTVNPPEGFDLPYKILFKINSLIQHGYLPGQAIDENFYRLVDPKRITIEYTESALDKLSHLKECCYEPVRWLKEQYRKYATSRRLLKTVAISLNDGLVYVHRVQITPSKVYFCGPEVNLSNRVLRNYPEDIDNFLRVSFVDEDLDKLHATVLSSCASSANGERQTGIYDRILSILRNGIVIGGKKFEFLAYSNSQLRENSVWMFASRTGLTAADIREWMGDFREIRNVAKYAARLGQSFGSSRETVSISRHEVENIPDVEVERKGIPYCFSDGIGKISTKLAREVAAKCGLENSVPSAFQIRYGGYKGVVAVDPTSSKKLSLRKSMCKYKSKNIKLDVLEWSRYLPCFLNRQIITLLSTLGVMDQVFEKKQKEAIEQLDALLTDPLRSQEALELIFPGERTKVLKEMLLCGYQPDTEPFLSMMLRTIRASKLLELRLKSRIFIPNGRCMMGCLDETRTLEYGQVFVQISHSSRQLPNDFSHMFRTSSSNPNNIIFEGEVVVAKNPCLHPGDVRVLKAVDVPALHHLADCVVFPQKGKRPHPNECSGSDLDGDLYFVCWDPDLIPPRQIQPMEYIGAKTKPLDHDVTIEEVEEYFVDYILNDRLGIIDNAHIVFADSEPRRAMSPKCIKLANLHSIAVDFPKSGIVAEIPYYLRAKVYPDFMEKPDKRTYKSERVIGKLFREVKDLASHTSPVTPFTSEVAKRCYDPDMEVDGFEDYISDAFYYKREYDHKLGSLMDYYGIETEAEILSGNILTISKSFDKRRDLEQINYSVMALRKEARSWFLKGSESDSETDIVKAKAKAKASAWYHVTYHYSYWGCCNEGMDRAHFLSFPWCVFDKLIQIKKDQLINRIA, from the exons ATGGATAATATAGCATTGCACCTTGGATATCAGACTTCAAGGGAAACTTTTTCTGTGCTCTGGAAACAGGAAAATGTTTTTGTCAGATTTGACTCGAAAATGAGAAATTTGTACTTCTATTTCTCTGATCTTTCTGAAGAATACAAGCTTGAACTCTCTTATGAGAACATTTGGAAGATTGAGCTCCATCATCCACGTGGTCAAGCTAAAAAGTTTCTTCTCATTCAG TTACTTGGAGCTCCTCGGATTTATGTGCAAGATCATACTCGTCATTGGGTCCGAGAAGTTGATTTCACTCCGTCGTGCTGCATAGGCCAATCTTCTGCTCTATGTTTGGAGCTCCCACAGGAGGGCCAGCTTCCAAAATTTCATGGAGATTTTGTCTCTTATAAGGAAAATGAGGGCCCTTTTGTTCTGAAGCAAGGTATTGCTCTCTCTTGCAGTTCAGGACTAGTCCCTACTGTGAACCCACCCGAAGGCTTTGACTTGCCTTACAAAATCTTGTTTAAGATCAACTCTTTAATTCAGCATGGTTATCTTCCTGGGCAAGCAattgatgaaaatttttatcGGTTGGTCGATCCTAAGAGAATAACAATTGAGTATACAGAAAGTGCCTTGGACAAACTGTCTCATTTGAAAGAATGCTGCTATGAACCTGTACGCTGGCTTAAGGAGCAGTACAGAAAATATGCCACATCGAGGCGACTTCTTAAAACTGTTGCCATATCTTTAAATGATGGGTTGGTATATGTACACAGGGTTCAAATAACTCCATCTAAAGTGTATTTCTGTGGTCCTGAGGTGAATCTCTCCAATCGTGTGTTACGCAACTATCCTGAGGATATTGACAACTTTCTTCGTGTTTCGTTTGTTGACGAGGACTTGGATAAACTACACGCAACAGTTTTATCATCGTGTGCATCTTCGGCAAATGGGGAGAGGCAAACTGGCATTTATGACAGGATACTGTCCATTTTACGAAATGGCATAGTTATTGGTGGTAAGAAGTTCGAGTTTCTTGCCTATTCAAACAGTCAATTACGAGAAAATTCTGTTTGGATGTTTGCTTCAAGAACTGGCCTGACTGCAGCAGATATTAGAGAGTGGATGGGTGATTTTCGCGAGATTAGGAATGTGGCAAAATATGCTGCCAGATTGGGTCAATCTTTCGGCTCTTCAAGAGAAACAGTGAGCATTAGTAGGCATGAAGTTGAAAATATTCCTGATGTAGAAGTTGAAAGGAAAGGAATCCCATACTGTTTCTCTGATGGTATAGGTAAGATATCTACAAAATTGGCTAGAGAGGTGGCTGCAAAATGTGGCCTAGAAAATTCTGTTCCATCTGCATTTCAAATTCGATATGGTGGGTACAAAGGTGTTGTGGCTGTTGATCCAACTTCTTCAAAGAAGTTGTCATTGAGAAAGAGCATGTGTAAGtacaaatcaaaaaacatcaaacTAGATGTCTTGGAATGGAGTAGGTACCTACCTTGTTTTCTTAATCGTCAAATAATCACTCTTTTGTCTACCCTCGGAGTTATGGatcaagtttttgaaaagaAGCAAAAGGAGGCTATAGAACAGCTAGATGCTTTGTTAACAGATCCGTTGCGCTCACAGGAAGCATTGGAATTGATATTCCCAGGAGAGAGGACAAAGGTTCTAAAGGAAATGCTTTTGTGTGGTTATCAGCCTGATACAGAACCATTTCTTTCAATGATGCTACGAACAATTCGTGCATCTAAGTTGCTAGAATTACGGCTCAAAAGTAGGATATTTATTCCAAATGGAAGATGTATGATGGGATGTCTAGATGAGACCAGGACATTGGAATATGGACAGGTATTTGTTCAGATTTCTCACTCTAGTAGGCAACTCCCTAATGATTTCTCCCATATGTTTCGCACCAGCAGCTCAAACCcgaataatataatttttgagGGTGAGGTAGTTGTTGCTAAAAATCCATGCCTGCATCCGGGAGATGTACGTGTTCTAAAGGCTGTTGATGTGCCGGCTTTGCACCACCTGGCGGATTGTGTTGTTTTTCCGCAAAAGGGAAAAAG ACCTCATCCAAATGAATGTTCTGGGAGTGACTTGGATGGAGATTTGTACTTCGTCTGTTGGGACCCTGATCTTATTCCTCCCCGACAAATTCAACCAATGGAGTATATCGGAGCAAAAACTAAGCCACTTGATCATGATGTTACAATAGAG GAAGTTGAAGAGTATTTCGTCGACTACATACTCAACGACCGTCTAGGAATCATCGATAATGCCCACATTGTCTTTGCAGACAGTGAGCCCCGTAGGGCAATGAGTCCTAAATGTATTAAGCTTGCAAATCTACACTCAATTGCGGTTGACTTCCCTAAAAGTGGTATTGTTGCCGAAATACCCTATTATCTGCGTGCTAAGGTATATCCAGATTTCATGGAAAAGCCTGATAAACGCACCTACAAATCAGAACGTGTGATTGGAAAGCTTTTTCGAGAGGTGAAAGACCTTGCATCGCACACAAGCCCTGTGACACCCTTCACCTCAGAAGTAGCAAAGCGGTGTTATGATCCTGACATGGAAGTAGACGGCTTCGAGGACTACATCAGTGATGCTTTCTATTACAAAAGGGAGTATGATCACAAGCTGGGGAGTTTGATGGATTACTATGGGATTGAAACTGAAGCTGAAATACTTAGTGGAAACATATTGACAATTTCAAAATCCTTTGATAAGAGGAGGGATTTGGAACAAATTAATTATTCTGTAATGGCACTAAGAAAGGAAGCTAGGAGCTGGTTCCTCAAGGGAAGTGAGTCAGATTCTGAAACTGATATTGtcaaagcaaaagcaaaagcaaaagcatcGGCTTGGTACCATGTGACATATCACTATAGCTATTGGGGTTGCTGCAATGAGGGAATGGATAGAGCTCATTTCCTCAGTTTTCCATGGTGTGTCTTTGACAAGCTTATTCAGATCAAGAAGGATCAACTGATTAACAGAATAGCTTGA